The Caloenas nicobarica isolate bCalNic1 chromosome 32, bCalNic1.hap1, whole genome shotgun sequence genome includes the window cttgttaggtgcagagtattttcttctcaccatcatgtcctatgaccgctacgttgccatctgcaaacccctgcactacgggaccctcctgggcagcagagcttgtgtccacatggcagcagctgcctgggccactgggtttctctatgctctgctgcacatggccaatacattttcactgccactgtgcaagggcaatgccctggaccagttcttctgtgaaattcctcagatcctcaagctctcctgcccagatgcctacctcagggaagctgggcttcttaTATTTGGTGCCAAGGtattctttgtatgttttgtgttcatcctcctctcctacgtgcagatcttcagggccgtgctgaggatcccctctgagcagggacggcacaaagccttttccacgtgcctccctcacctggccgtggtctccctgtttatcagcactgccatgtttgcctacctgaagcccccctccatctcctccccatccctggacctggtggtgtctgttctgtactcagtggtgcctccagcagtgaaccccctcatctacagcatgaggaatcAGGAGCTCagggatgccctgaggaaactgatggCTGGATAATTTCAAAGGCATTAAACTTCTTATCTTCTGCATATCACTCATGACATAACTCATGACAGGTCCAACctgtcttttttatatttcGTAGTTGTAGATGATTTTTTGGAGTTAGGggaaggcttgtttggttttgcttttttaactatgataatactgcccacaaagaaatgttattattcatCCCACTTCTAATTATCTGTCCACCTTTATAGTTCAAGTGAAAGACCTTGTAAATGAGAAGTTGTGCTCTCTgcgtatttaaacaaaataaatgaccctGCAGTGAAGAGTTTGTCTGAGATCTTTCCTCTGCAACCTTTGTGAAGCTCAATACAAGCTGTCTGTGGGCAAAGACGGAGGAAacagtcccagcagagcagctctgccagggagcaccagccttgttctttccagagtccttctctttccacttccccactctccttctcagcccttgtgctgctgcaaggcCTGAGGGCTCCCAGGGCTTGGTCACAGTCGAACTGTGTGTCGGTCCTGTGAccaggacaggcaatgggcatTTCTGTGACAGAGAtggcctcagaacagcatctccagcagcaaggggatctccttagcacagtgcctgaaggtttagatcttcttccagagttgttttaaagaacatgcCTAAGGAATAGACTCTCAAGGGGCTCATTGTTtggcttgtttctctgtgggctCAGTGTGATGAGATCAGGGTCGAGGGACTTCGGGCTGGTTGTTAAGCAGCTGCTTGTTGGTGGCCAGCACCCACGCACATGGTGAATAAGGCAGGGTCCCTCTGAGCACCCTCCGTGGCCACCCAAGAGTTTGTGTGGGACGCGGTCAGTGGCAGTGaccaccatcagctggggctgcctcccagtCTGACCAGTACGGCCCCGCAGAGTCACCACAGCCcgggcaccacagcccacttGATCTACGGAGCAAAACCCGCAgctcgggggctgtggggagcgtggggacagggtgcaggaatggcagccaggccagtgcaggtgtgctctccctagggaaaggctttgtggggagatgggatgtcccaagagaagagcaggacactgtgtgtgtgcaagagagacatggaaacagTCTGTCATGCTGCCGggtgccagcttggggctgttGCCTCTTGCAGCCACCATTTTGATCATTGTCCTCTCACCACGGCTCAGAGAGCTTGTTCTACCCCCATGGAAGGACACCGAATGACTAGGTCAGAAATCCAGGTTTGCACTGAGGgtagatgtgagcatgcacatcctgTGCGGGGGCAGATGTACCCTAATAAgcacaaatgccatcagctgttcctgtgggtgccatggaggcctgtgggacagtgtatcaaggtcacttcatgttgagagtaACTTCCCCAAGAAACCACCGgcatgcagcactgggatgtgcttccttgaaccgAGGTCAGTGTGACCTCCCTGGAGACCTGCTacagctccagcacccagacccaCTTGCTGCCCAGTTTTGTGGCTGACAACGGCACCATCTCTGCTCACAGATGTGTTAGGactattttctgcagctcttgcatatgctgagcatttgcatttcagaaccatttctccccttcctgtTCACAGGGACATCCCATGAATGCATCACTGCTCTCTACCCCAGTGTAGACAGGCACAAGGccttccccaccagctcctctcaccGGTGCCAGTTTTCTACAGCACCCTCATCCTGGACTGTGGGATGCCCAGAATAGCCCTCCCAAGACAGTTTGATAAAGCCTTTTTTCTACACCACACCCACATCCCtgctcaattccctcatccacaTCTTAAGGACCAGAAAAGTTGGGCACTGAGCAAAATGCTCAGGAAAGCTTTGAGGTGCACAGAGAGCCCATGAACATATTGACAAGCTGCTCTCTTCTGAACAAGCCCAGAAGACCTGGAGAgcatttgctgtgtcccagaaaCTCGCCTGGAAGGTTGGGTAATGGAGAAAATTTTTGGTGTGGGAAGGGGCAGACAGGTGCTGGTGGACCTGGCTGGTGTGACCGTGAGACATCTCTCAAACACCTCAGAAAAGACATGGCTCTCAGGGAGGTTGCATAGtgctctgagaaagaaaatatcaaaaaggacttatcatagcatcatagaataattgtggttggaagagacccttaaaatcattgagtccaaccataatctaaatctggcactaaaccatgtccctaagagcctcatctgtctgtcttttaaacacgtccagggatggtgactccaccacctcactGGGCGGTCTGTTCCGTTGcttcaaaatcctttctgtgaaaaaatgtttcctaacatccaatcgcaacctttcctggcacaaattgaggccatttcttcttgtcctctcacttggtACTTGGGAGTAGAGACCATCACCCtccatactacaacctcctttcagagagctgtaaagagtgataaggtctctcctcagcctcctcttctccagactgaattcCCCAaggtccttcagctgctcctcgtaagacttgtgctccagccccttcaccagcctTGTCATACTCCCctgatctctctccagcacctcgatgtcttccttgtcatgaggggcctaaaactgaccacagtacaaggggatgatctcttctctagtcctgctggccagactattcctgatacaagccggGATGCTGGTGgactttttggccacctgggcacatgctaGCTcaggttcagctgctgtcaatgagcaccaccaggtccttttgtgccaggcagctttccagacactcttccccaagcctgtagcgctgcctgggttgttctgacccaagtgcaggacccggcacttggccttgctaagcctcatacaactggcctcagcccaatgatccagcttGTCTAGATctctctgtatggccttcccaccctccagcagatcaacactcccaaaCAATTCGGTGTCATCTAcgaacttgctgagggtgcactcgatcccctcatccatataattgataaagagattaaacacaACTGGCCTCAATAccgagccctggggaacaccactcgtgacgggccaccaactggatttgtctcCATTCACCGCAACACTTTGGGCCTGGCCAAAGcatccttgtattcctcttgagtctcctgcccctccttccaaatattataaattctccttttattcctaaatggcagccgcagctctctgttcagccagaCCAGCCTTCTTCCCCGACGGttcgccttccggcacacggagacggctgctcctgtgcctctgagatcaccttcttgaagagagaccagccttcctggactgctttgtccttcaggtttgcctcccaagggactctgccaaccaggcttctgaacaggtcaaagtctgcccttcggaaatccaaagtagcagttctgctgaccagcctccttgagtccaactcctgcccctgtacagaacaaccccacaggtcacaccgtgtgtctgaggatgttgtccaatctcttcttgaacactgtcaggcttggggccatgggtgaagaaccttttcctcatgtccaacccgACCCTCCCCTGgttcatcttcctgccatttcctcaggttctgtcattggtcactaaagagaagagctcattGCCTGCCCATCCTCCTcaccttgtgaggaagctgtagaccacaatgaggtctcctttcAGTCCCGTCTTCTCCAAAATGAACAGagccagtgacttcagccactcctccaaacccttcaccaactttgtagcctcttctggacactctctagcagcttaatatcttttttatcctgtggtacCCAGAACTTCAAACAGCACTTcaggtgaggctgcaggacTAGACCCTAGACTGCAGGAGAGACCCGAGATCAGCATCAATGacataatgctgcaatcaccctttctccacactgaaaaataataaactataccctttaccaaaaaaaaaaagtcatttttattacaagGTTTTTGAAATCATTCTCTACAACTACACTAGGAAACCTCtctaattaactgtacaagactagaaggaaattacaagaagagatatggtttcttagagctttcttctgtgtaatGAGGCCCATGGTGCGTTTGGTGCTGAGTTCTTGAACCTCAGGTTCtaagaggagattgcacaaacccttccagaagtcaaagtcagaagaaagaaGTACTAAGTActttgaagtattaatgagttccactgagggcaagtaccagcaaagcctccccagggactcgttagagcagagaattggaggccatgatggcagataaacaaagggtaatgtgcaggcagctgaggtgctgagaaaaccctggttttgttggatgaagcagagaggccaaggcctgacccccagcccctgggaaggcagatcctgtccctcacccattgctcagggctcttcctggggcagggggatgtgggctgtgtgatgctgagtgaaggacaatggtgtgacagttcccagccttactggggtgtgcaaggaggccatgaggtgcccccagtgcctgaggacaacatggctcctcataggccttggtggcagagatgattgccatagccaaggggacaaagacttgggttctcttggtgacatccagccttgccagtgccctttgccgtctccaccacaggttgtcctacactgtcccacagctgcttctgtttccctgcaggctctagacacccatctcgcttcctccccttgctctcgccctggtatttccatacattgactgatgtgtctccactctcgtgctctgttccttgaaacacaaggaggtggactgatctcatgttccttctggatgatttctcatATCGCAGCACCACtctttgagtgacatttcttcctcctcatgtccattccaagctgcgctgtgtggcagtgtttctgctgtagaaaggaggatcctgaaaactactgacctgtcatcctcttacctgtgcctgggaagatcatggaacagatcctcctagaagctcgGCTAAGGAAcaaggaatggtgactcaaccacttctgtcggcagcctgttccactgcttcacaaccttttctatgaagaaatgtctcctgatatcaattctgaaccttccctggcacaagctgaggccatttcctctcatcctatcacttgctactcaggagaacaacaacaccctccatgctacagcctcttttcagatagttgtagagagtgaaaaggtctcccctcagtctccttttctccaggctaaacaccctcaggtccctcagctgctcctcagaagacttgtgctccagaccctcaacagccttgtcccctcctctgcactcactccagcacctcaaggtctttcttacagtgaggagcccaaaactgaactgaggattcaagtTGTGGCTTCACCAGCGCCGAGTaaaggggatgatcactgccctggttctgcccactgcactattcttgatgcacaccaggaggccattggcctttttggccacctgggcacacgctggctcatgttcagctgctgtcgatcaacacccccaggtcttttttccaaaaagcagctttccagccactcttccccaagcctgtgtTGTTGCtgggggttgttgtgacccaagtacctgacccagcacttggccttgttgaacctcagacaactggcctcagtcagccaagatccctctgtatggccttcctactctccagcagatcaacactcccacccaattcagtgtcgtctgcaaacttactaagggtgcacttgatcccctcatccagatcattgataaagagattaaacagaactggctctaatactgagccctggggacaccacttgtgaccggccaccaactggatttggctccattcaccacaactctttgggcctggccctccagccagttctttatccatctcAGATATACCATCCAGGccttgagctgcagcttctccaggagatgctgtgggatatgatatcaaaggctttactgaagtctaagtgcacagcatccacagcctgtgtggtggattcactcccccatgacagactttccctcatctgctaagccggtcaccttgtcatagaaggagatcaggttggtcaagcaggacctgcctttcataaagccgTGCTGATTGGGCCTGATTGCTCGTCTCATATgtgtgacctcacagtccctttcccagccctgttcctgctgtcggcctgtcccctgcaggggcacaagtgactcacagtcccctccacagccattggcttcctactggactatgagttcctgagacacagctgagcacatgacatcgtacccagccatcaccctccttgtgctccagtgtgtgagcaggtaaaactaagctggtttcatcaaatctatctaatagatttcctatgaAGGGtctgagtggagaaacgttcctcagaggagctgctgtatttacacggggtcattttatatctctgcttctgcctctttcttttcttcttcctcttcctgtgtctattctgatgtgaaagagctctccaaggaaaagattcatggaatcctacaataacacaggttggaagagactcctgaacaccatctctgtcccactgtcCTTTATGGCACCCTAAGgaatagctgatagcatttgtgctcccttgggttcatctcatcacatgcacacagtggacatgcacatgatgtgtatgtttagaACTCATCTATGCAAGGAAAACATGgacttttgacctagtattccacagaatcatagaatgtcctgagttggaagggacccacaaggatcaagtccaactcctgtccgtgcacaggacaccccacgttgtccagtctcttcttgaacactgtcaggttggggccgtgacacctccctggggagcctgttccagtgtccagcacctctgggtgaagaaccttttcctcatgtccaactgaacctcccccggcacatcgtcctgccgttccctcgggttctgtcactggtcaccagagagaagagatcagtacctacccttccttctccccttgtgaggaagctgtagccaccgcgaggtctccttttagtcttttcttcacctctgatgctcagaaaccccttggtttgctctctgaagcagaaaggagaagccatgacctccaggcaatgggaaggggaatcctgtccctcacacacggctcagggctcttcctgggaccgtgggatgtgggtgtgcaaggccgagggaaggacaacactggtacagcaACTTCCAccttctccatggggctgcaaggaggaagtgaggccccagtgccatgaggacaacatgtcttctcctgggcctcagtggcagggacaactgccatggccaaggggacagagacctgggttctgttggtcccttccagcctcaccagtgccctttgccatctccatcacaggctgttctacacggtcctacacctgcccctctttccctgcaggctgcagacacccatctcgcttcctctccgtgttcaaatttgtcaaatatatttcttagtAACAACGtgaagtgaaaagcactcctcactggaactgctgtatttatgttaacacgttctatatctcctcttctgtcttttttttttttttttatgattcttctacctattctctctccagaaacatctccaagtcaaaaattatttcaaatcacagaatacctcaggtttgaagagagcccttgtctcactcatcttgtctcactctc containing:
- the LOC136000303 gene encoding olfactory receptor 14J1-like, with the protein product LHYGTLLGSRACVHMAAAAWATGFLYALLHMANTFSLPLCKGNALDQFFCEIPQILKLSCPDAYLREAGLLIFGAKVFFVCFVFILLSYVQIFRAVLRIPSEQGRHKAFSTCLPHLAVVSLFISTAMFAYLKPPSISSPSLDLVVSVLYSVVPPAVNPLIYSMRNQELRDALRKLMAG